Proteins encoded by one window of Lathyrus oleraceus cultivar Zhongwan6 chromosome 1, CAAS_Psat_ZW6_1.0, whole genome shotgun sequence:
- the LOC127100972 gene encoding uncharacterized protein LOC127100972, whose product MESSKRNIYSFKFKDPDLRSLRDLVSQMHPVYIINFGKNYGNLLSILNQRVDYTTLITLAQFYDLPLRCFTFQDFQLAPTLEEFERLVRIPMKNKPPFEGIDEYFPLEIIASMLHMDEKEVEANLETKGNTKGFSLSFLLERAHTLLKAESWDACYPAIALAIYGIVLFPNMDGFIDMVAICVFLTGNLVPTFLADVYYYMSHRYTKKKGMIACCALLLYQWFLEHLPETGAWVEQTDDSWPQRLG is encoded by the coding sequence atggaatcaagcaaaagaaacatttacTCTTTCAAGTTCAAAGATCCCGATCTAAGAAGCTTACGTGACTTGGTCTCTCAGATGCACCCGGTGTACATAATCAACTTTGGGAAGAATTATGGCAATCTGCTCAGCATCCTCAACCAACGAGTAGACTATACAACTTTAATCACTTTGGCCCAATTCTACGACctacctttaagatgcttcacattccaagacttccaGCTAGCACCAACGTTGGAAGAATTCGAGCGTCTTGTTAGGATTCCTATGAAGAACAAGCCACCATTTGAAGGGATAGATGAATATTTCCCCCTTGAGATCATTGCTAGCATGCTTCACATGGATGAAAAGGAAGTAGAGGCTAACCTGGAGACCAAAGGGAATACCAAAGGGTTTTCGctaagttttctcttggaaagaGCTCATACCTTACTAAAAGCAGAAAGTTGGGACGCTTGTTACCCTGCTATTGCACTAGCCATCTATGGCATCGTCCTGTTCCCAAATATGGATGGTTTCATAGACATGGTTGCTATTTGCGTTTTCCTTACTGGAAACCTAGTTCCCACTTTTTTAGCTGATGTTTACTATTACATGAGCCATAGGTACACTAAGAAGAAAGGAATGATTGCTTGTTGTGCTCTTTTATTATATCAGTGGTTTCTAGAACATCTTCCGGAGACAGGTGCTTGGGTTGAACAGACAGATGATAGTTGGCCTCAACGATTGGGATAA